In Tamandua tetradactyla isolate mTamTet1 chromosome 7, mTamTet1.pri, whole genome shotgun sequence, the following are encoded in one genomic region:
- the C7H1orf198 gene encoding uncharacterized protein C1orf198 homolog isoform X2, which yields MEFSISSLSIQEPSSGPAANEPRQLSKAAQGAQALRCSQGSKSSSLDALGPARKEEASFWKINAERSRGEGPEAEFPSLTPSQIKSMEKGEKGLPACYRQEATPKDREAKAERPGNLRQEPRGLPSVSGERQRPQPEQAPLSVTDEAMPSEPTGKLSSSEATQDDVEDTLFSEPTPAQLGSSNVVLKTGFDFLDNW from the coding sequence ATGGAGTTCAGCATCTCCTCCTTATCCATCCAAGAACCAAGCAGTGGCCCCGCCGCGAACGAGCCGAGGCAGCTGTCCAAAGCCGCTCAGGGCGCGCAGGCCCTCCGGTGCTCTCAGGGAAGCAAGTCCTCCAGCTTGGATGCTCTTGGGCCCGCGCGGAAGGAAGAAGCCTCCTTCTGGAAGATCAATGCAGAGCGGTCCCGGGGAGAGGGGCCTGAGGCCGAGTTCCCGTCGCTGACCCCCAGTCAGATCAAGTCcatggagaaaggggaaaagggcTTGCCTGCCTGTTACCGGCAGGAAGCCACTCCCAAGGACCGGGAGGCCAAGGCGGAGAGGCCCGGCAACCTCCGACAGGAGCCCCGCGGCCTTCCCAGCGTGAGCGGCGAGCGCCAGAGGCCCCAGCCCGAGCAGGCCCCCCTGAGTGTGACGGACGAGGCCATGCCCTCCGAGCCCACGGGGAAGCTGTCCTCTTCCGAAGCCACACAGGATGATGTGGAGGATACTCTGTTCTCGGAACCCACACCTGCACAG